The following are from one region of the Aquirufa lenticrescens genome:
- the argG gene encoding argininosuccinate synthase has product MSKPKVILAFSGGLDTSFCVKYLTEERGMEVHSALVDTGGFSPAELKTIEEKAYSLGVTSHVTLDVVEEYYQDCLKYLVYGNVLKNNTYPLSVSAERVFQATAVAKYAAKIGAKAIAHGSTGAGNDQVRFDVVFRILAPECEVITPIRDLQLSREAEIEFLKSKGVVQEWHKSTYSINKGLWGTSVGGKETLTSDGYLPEEAWPTQLTKTAPEKISLQFEAGQLVGLDGKKFPSTVAAIRELTERAGAFAIGRDIHVGDTIIGIKGRVGFEAPAPLIIIKAHHLLEKHVLTKHQLYWKQNIGDMYGTLLHEGQFLEPVMRNFETFLADTQGNVTGTVYVTLSPYQFMVTGMESKYDLMSSVFGAYGEMNKAWTGDDVRGFSKIASNQTMIHRKVNEQ; this is encoded by the coding sequence ATGAGCAAGCCTAAAGTAATTCTAGCGTTTAGTGGTGGTTTAGACACCTCCTTTTGTGTGAAATATTTAACGGAAGAGCGCGGCATGGAAGTGCACTCGGCCCTGGTGGACACGGGTGGATTCTCTCCAGCGGAGTTGAAAACGATTGAGGAGAAAGCCTATTCGCTGGGTGTGACTTCGCACGTGACGTTAGACGTGGTGGAGGAATACTACCAGGATTGTTTGAAGTATTTAGTGTACGGAAACGTCTTAAAAAACAATACGTATCCCCTTTCAGTATCTGCTGAACGCGTTTTTCAAGCTACGGCTGTCGCTAAATATGCTGCCAAAATAGGAGCCAAAGCCATCGCGCACGGAAGTACAGGCGCGGGTAACGACCAAGTTCGTTTCGATGTGGTGTTCAGAATCCTAGCACCGGAGTGCGAGGTGATCACGCCCATCCGCGACTTGCAATTATCAAGAGAGGCAGAAATCGAATTCTTAAAATCGAAAGGCGTGGTGCAAGAGTGGCACAAGTCGACCTATTCAATCAATAAAGGCCTTTGGGGCACATCCGTGGGTGGAAAAGAGACCTTGACTTCAGACGGTTATTTACCAGAAGAGGCTTGGCCTACGCAATTAACCAAGACTGCTCCTGAGAAAATCAGCTTGCAATTCGAAGCGGGTCAATTAGTCGGTTTAGATGGTAAGAAATTCCCATCGACTGTGGCTGCGATCCGTGAGTTGACGGAAAGAGCAGGTGCTTTCGCGATCGGTCGTGACATCCACGTGGGTGACACGATCATTGGGATTAAGGGACGTGTGGGCTTTGAGGCTCCGGCGCCTTTGATCATTATTAAAGCACACCATTTATTAGAGAAACACGTGTTAACGAAGCACCAATTGTATTGGAAACAAAACATCGGTGATATGTACGGAACGCTATTGCACGAAGGTCAATTCCTAGAGCCTGTGATGCGTAATTTCGAAACCTTCTTAGCGGATACGCAAGGCAATGTGACGGGAACGGTGTATGTGACTCTATCTCCCTACCAATTTATGGTGACGGGAATGGAATCGAAATATGATTTGATGTCGTCTGTTTTTGGGGCGTACGGAGAAATGAACAAAGCGTGGACGGGTGACGATGTGAGAGGATTCTCTAAAATCGCATCGAACCAAACGATGATCCACCGGAAAGTTAACGAACAATAA
- a CDS encoding GNAT family N-acetyltransferase, with protein sequence MNKYTVQVASEQHFALAESICHEMAESAKARGTGIAKRTPEYLQEKMSEGKAIIATDDVDGSFVGFCYIETWQHGKFVANSGLIVKPSYRQFGVAKAVKERAFELSRTRYPDAKIIGITTSLAVMKINSDLGYEPTTFAELPVDDNFWKGCESCVNFDILTRTERKICLCTGMIYDPENPDKKTTEEKDEKWLFLKNIADFTRLKKFKEKLLMPFKKKAK encoded by the coding sequence ATGAATAAATATACCGTTCAAGTGGCTAGCGAACAACATTTCGCCCTAGCCGAATCCATCTGCCACGAGATGGCTGAATCAGCCAAAGCCCGCGGAACCGGAATTGCCAAGCGTACCCCAGAATACCTTCAAGAAAAAATGTCAGAAGGCAAAGCGATCATCGCAACCGATGATGTAGATGGCTCTTTTGTGGGTTTTTGTTACATCGAAACCTGGCAACACGGGAAGTTTGTCGCGAACTCTGGCTTGATTGTAAAACCGAGTTACCGCCAGTTTGGGGTAGCAAAAGCCGTAAAGGAACGCGCCTTTGAGTTATCGCGTACCCGGTATCCAGACGCTAAAATCATCGGTATTACGACGTCCCTAGCAGTGATGAAGATTAACTCTGACTTAGGCTATGAGCCTACGACTTTTGCGGAGTTGCCAGTGGATGATAATTTCTGGAAAGGTTGTGAGTCTTGTGTGAATTTTGACATCCTGACGAGAACAGAACGTAAGATCTGTTTGTGCACTGGAATGATTTATGATCCAGAGAATCCGGATAAGAAAACAACAGAAGAGAAAGACGAAAAATGGTTATTCTTGAAGAATATCGCCGATTTCACGCGTCTTAAGAAGTTTAAAGAAAAATTATTAATGCCTTTTAAAAAGAAGGCGAAATAG
- the aat gene encoding leucyl/phenylalanyl-tRNA--protein transferase: protein MEASTPLTAETLVYAYASGMFPMAEETGEIFWYSPDPRAIIPIQSYKPAKSLRPIINQKRFEIRIDTCFEQVMRNCALPRPTEEETWISEELIAAYTELHQMGLAHSVEAWQEDKLVGGLYGVSLGAVFFGESMFSFVSNSSKVAFHYLIQILREQNYQLLDSQFMNDNVLRYGAINIPRSAYIKRLAKALKSTCDFQKPTI from the coding sequence ATGGAAGCCTCTACACCACTCACCGCCGAAACCCTAGTCTATGCCTACGCATCGGGTATGTTTCCCATGGCGGAAGAGACCGGAGAGATTTTTTGGTATAGCCCAGACCCCAGAGCGATCATTCCCATCCAAAGTTATAAGCCTGCCAAATCACTGAGGCCCATCATCAACCAAAAGCGCTTCGAAATCCGCATAGACACCTGTTTCGAGCAAGTCATGCGCAATTGTGCCTTGCCCCGTCCCACGGAGGAAGAAACCTGGATTTCCGAAGAATTAATCGCAGCCTACACGGAATTACACCAAATGGGATTAGCCCATTCAGTGGAGGCCTGGCAAGAAGATAAACTAGTGGGAGGTCTGTATGGCGTTTCTTTAGGAGCCGTATTTTTTGGCGAATCCATGTTCTCCTTTGTCTCTAATTCCTCTAAAGTAGCCTTTCATTATTTGATCCAAATCCTGCGCGAACAAAACTACCAATTGCTGGATTCGCAATTCATGAACGACAATGTCTTGCGTTACGGCGCCATCAATATTCCTCGCTCAGCCTATATAAAAAGACTCGCCAAAGCGCTAAAAAGCACCTGCGACTTTCAGAAACCCACAATTTAA
- the proB gene encoding glutamate 5-kinase, producing the protein MSRPILVIKFGSSSITHKNGEVNEQTLEKIAAQVSSLAKDYHIVLVSSGAVAAGKAFLTNYKGTLSERKAAAAIGNPILIAKYNQYFSKYGIAIAQSLCERHHFSNRESFLQLKETYTELWKSNVIPIANENDVVSNTELKFSDNDELATLIATGFGAEKLLISTSVGGLLDANGEIIRHVPKIDASTLSVVSSDTSSTGLGGMISKLTFTRLAMRLGIKVVIFGLENAGGIVDALHEKIGTVFEAGKASLTARQKWLAAGSLITGKVVLDKGAVKAITSRKSLLSVGITEILGDFMKGEVIELLDSTKTPFAIARARCSKAELEEAGKGVEVANADDIVLI; encoded by the coding sequence ATGTCTAGGCCCATTCTTGTCATCAAATTCGGTTCATCATCTATCACCCATAAAAATGGGGAGGTGAATGAGCAGACTTTGGAAAAGATCGCAGCCCAGGTTTCTAGCCTCGCAAAGGACTACCACATCGTCCTCGTCTCCTCCGGAGCCGTAGCCGCAGGAAAAGCCTTTTTGACGAATTACAAAGGCACGCTTTCAGAACGAAAAGCAGCCGCAGCGATCGGAAACCCGATCCTCATTGCAAAATACAACCAGTATTTCTCAAAATACGGCATCGCCATCGCCCAATCGCTTTGCGAACGCCACCACTTTTCAAACCGCGAATCTTTCCTGCAATTAAAGGAAACCTACACGGAACTTTGGAAAAGCAACGTCATTCCCATCGCAAACGAAAATGACGTCGTCTCTAACACCGAACTTAAATTCTCCGACAACGACGAACTCGCGACCTTGATTGCGACCGGATTTGGCGCAGAAAAACTCTTAATATCTACTTCCGTAGGCGGACTCTTAGACGCGAATGGCGAAATCATCCGCCATGTCCCTAAGATCGACGCCTCCACTTTATCCGTCGTTTCATCCGACACCTCATCCACCGGTTTAGGCGGCATGATCTCGAAACTCACCTTCACTCGCCTTGCCATGCGCTTAGGTATCAAGGTCGTGATCTTCGGACTAGAAAATGCAGGCGGAATCGTAGACGCATTACACGAAAAAATAGGCACGGTCTTCGAAGCAGGTAAAGCCAGCTTAACCGCCCGCCAAAAATGGCTCGCCGCCGGCAGCCTCATCACCGGCAAAGTCGTCCTCGACAAAGGCGCCGTTAAAGCCATCACCTCCCGCAAAAGCCTTCTATCCGTGGGCATCACTGAAATCCTCGGCGATTTCATGAAAGGCGAGGTCATCGAGTTATTGGATTCCACTAAAACTCCATTTGCCATTGCCCGGGCTAGATGCTCGAAGGCGGAGCTGGAGGAGGCTGGAAAAGGGGTGGAGGTGGCTAACGCGGACGATATAGTTTTGATTTAG
- the secA gene encoding preprotein translocase subunit SecA produces MISFISKSVTKIFGTKSERDIKALMPIVENIKNEYAKLASLSDDELRGKTAEFKSRIAAFLSDIDNQITSLHTSAEETEDVDAKDRFFQEIDALQLERNSRLEVVLMEILPEAFAVVKETARRFTENKQLVVAATVEDKFIASKKKNVVIEGEIAIWKNQWLAAGNEITWDMVHYDVQLIGGIVLHQGKISEMGTGEGKTLVSTLPTYLNALAGRGVHLVTVNDYLAKRDSEWNAPLFEFHGLKVDCIDKHEPNTEERRAAYMADITYGTNNEFGFDYLRDNMARSLEDQVQRPHHFAMVDEVDSVLIDDARTPLIISGPIPRGDEQEFETFQPRIHKLVEAQKQIVQNFLVEAKKLIAAGDKKEGGLALYRAYKGLPKSKPLIKFLSENGMKQLMNETESTFLADNQKLMPEAVAPLLFTIEEKNNQVEMTEKGLEFMSGNTENPNFFVLPDLSIDLNKIEQNKELSDADRLGAKEQLIQEYNEKASRIHTVSQLLKAYTLFEKDTEYILVDGKVKIVDEQTGRVMEGRRYSDGLHQAIEAKEGVNVEDASQTYATVTLQNYFRMYHKLGGMTGTAETEAGEFWTIYKLDVVSIPTNRVIQRKDHEDKVYRTVREKYNAVAEEIQELVASGRPVLVGTTSVENSELLSRLLTIRKIQHNVLNAKQHAREAEIVAEAGQSGKVTIATNMAGRGTDIKLSVESKAAGGLAIIGTERHESRRVDRQLRGRAGRQGDVGSSQFFVSLEDNLMRLFGSDRIAKVMDRLGMEEGEVIQHSMITSSIERAQKKVEENNFGIRKRLLEYDDVMNYQRNAIYKRRQNALLGERLSLDIVNILFDVCRDISTQFTSYDDFELKTIELLGMEPPFDASAFNKLNNDQRTEQLFLAAEQHYKSKNEVIASQVIQVAQEAKQHGYSGIQVPISNGQMTTGIVVDADKTISTQGKEVVKEMEKFITLSLIDQEWKEHLREMDDLKQSVQNAVFEQKDPLLIYKFESVNLFQRFVARVNMDTISFVIKAEIPAVQQTNQSTAKAPKEKAPKLQMSKDDAISSLLGGLAGAQEEYHDPSTPSVERAAPRQAIKIADRNQRVTVQYADGSIKEDVKYKTVEQDVESGRAVVIA; encoded by the coding sequence ATGATTTCATTCATCAGTAAATCGGTAACGAAAATTTTTGGCACGAAATCAGAGCGCGACATTAAAGCGTTGATGCCTATCGTTGAGAATATAAAAAACGAGTACGCTAAGTTAGCCAGCTTGTCCGATGACGAATTACGCGGTAAAACGGCGGAGTTCAAATCGCGCATCGCCGCTTTCTTATCCGATATAGATAATCAAATTACTTCCCTACATACCTCTGCTGAAGAAACGGAGGATGTGGATGCGAAAGACCGTTTTTTCCAAGAAATCGATGCCCTTCAACTAGAGCGTAATTCACGTTTAGAGGTGGTATTGATGGAAATCTTGCCAGAAGCCTTCGCGGTGGTGAAGGAAACGGCGCGTCGTTTCACAGAGAATAAGCAATTAGTGGTTGCTGCTACGGTAGAAGATAAATTCATCGCTTCTAAGAAGAAGAATGTGGTGATTGAAGGCGAGATAGCGATTTGGAAAAATCAATGGTTAGCCGCTGGAAATGAGATTACCTGGGATATGGTGCACTACGATGTGCAGCTAATCGGGGGTATCGTATTACACCAAGGAAAGATTTCTGAAATGGGTACGGGTGAAGGAAAAACACTCGTTTCTACCCTTCCTACCTATTTAAATGCCTTAGCGGGTCGCGGGGTTCACTTAGTAACGGTGAATGATTACTTAGCGAAACGTGACTCCGAATGGAACGCGCCATTGTTTGAATTCCACGGCTTAAAAGTGGATTGCATCGATAAACACGAACCGAATACGGAAGAGCGTCGTGCCGCTTATATGGCGGACATTACCTATGGTACGAATAATGAATTTGGCTTTGATTATTTGCGCGATAACATGGCGCGTAGTTTAGAAGATCAAGTCCAAAGACCACATCATTTCGCAATGGTCGATGAGGTCGATTCCGTGTTAATCGATGACGCGAGAACGCCATTGATTATTTCAGGACCGATTCCAAGAGGTGACGAACAAGAGTTCGAAACCTTCCAACCACGTATTCACAAATTAGTAGAAGCGCAGAAGCAGATCGTTCAAAACTTCTTAGTGGAAGCGAAGAAATTGATTGCCGCTGGTGATAAGAAAGAGGGTGGTTTAGCCCTATACCGTGCCTACAAAGGTTTACCTAAGTCGAAGCCATTGATCAAGTTCCTTTCTGAAAACGGAATGAAGCAATTGATGAACGAGACGGAAAGCACGTTCCTAGCAGACAACCAAAAATTGATGCCAGAGGCGGTAGCACCGTTATTGTTCACAATCGAGGAGAAGAACAACCAGGTGGAGATGACCGAAAAGGGTTTGGAATTCATGAGTGGCAACACCGAGAATCCGAACTTCTTCGTACTACCAGATTTGTCTATCGACTTAAACAAGATAGAGCAAAACAAGGAGCTGTCTGACGCTGACCGTTTAGGCGCGAAGGAGCAATTGATCCAAGAATACAACGAAAAAGCATCCCGTATTCACACCGTGAGCCAATTATTAAAGGCCTATACCCTATTCGAGAAGGATACGGAATACATCTTAGTAGATGGCAAGGTGAAGATCGTGGATGAGCAGACGGGTCGTGTGATGGAAGGCCGCCGTTATTCGGACGGTTTGCATCAGGCGATTGAGGCGAAAGAAGGCGTGAATGTAGAGGATGCGTCCCAAACCTATGCCACGGTTACCCTCCAAAACTATTTCCGTATGTACCACAAATTAGGGGGTATGACGGGAACGGCGGAGACGGAAGCGGGCGAGTTTTGGACCATTTACAAACTAGATGTCGTTTCGATTCCTACTAATCGCGTGATTCAACGTAAGGATCATGAGGATAAAGTGTACCGTACGGTGCGCGAGAAATATAACGCGGTGGCGGAAGAGATTCAAGAATTAGTAGCGAGCGGACGACCAGTCCTCGTAGGTACGACTTCGGTGGAGAACTCAGAATTATTAAGCCGTTTGTTAACGATTCGCAAGATTCAACACAATGTATTGAATGCCAAACAACACGCTCGCGAGGCGGAAATCGTCGCAGAAGCAGGTCAGTCAGGCAAGGTTACGATCGCTACGAACATGGCGGGTCGTGGTACCGATATTAAATTAAGTGTAGAATCTAAAGCCGCTGGTGGTCTTGCGATCATCGGTACGGAACGCCACGAATCACGTCGCGTCGATCGACAGTTACGTGGTCGTGCGGGTCGTCAAGGGGATGTGGGTTCGTCACAGTTCTTTGTTTCCTTAGAGGATAACTTGATGCGTCTTTTCGGATCAGACCGTATCGCGAAAGTGATGGACCGTCTGGGAATGGAAGAAGGCGAAGTGATTCAACACTCGATGATTACGTCGTCGATTGAAAGAGCGCAGAAGAAGGTGGAAGAGAATAACTTTGGCATTCGTAAACGTCTATTAGAATATGATGACGTGATGAACTACCAACGTAACGCCATCTACAAACGTCGTCAAAACGCCCTTTTAGGCGAGCGACTATCATTGGATATCGTCAACATCTTGTTCGACGTTTGCCGCGATATTTCGACGCAGTTTACAAGCTACGATGATTTCGAATTGAAAACGATCGAACTATTAGGAATGGAGCCTCCATTCGATGCATCAGCGTTCAATAAATTGAATAATGACCAAAGAACGGAACAATTATTCCTAGCGGCAGAGCAACATTATAAGTCGAAAAACGAGGTCATCGCCTCTCAAGTCATTCAGGTCGCGCAAGAAGCGAAACAACACGGTTATTCTGGCATTCAAGTGCCGATTAGCAATGGCCAAATGACGACAGGCATCGTCGTAGATGCAGACAAAACGATTTCAACTCAAGGTAAAGAGGTGGTGAAAGAGATGGAGAAATTCATCACTTTATCGCTGATCGATCAAGAGTGGAAAGAGCATTTACGCGAGATGGATGATTTGAAACAATCCGTTCAAAATGCCGTATTCGAACAAAAAGATCCTTTATTGATCTACAAATTCGAATCGGTGAACTTGTTCCAGCGTTTCGTAGCCCGCGTGAACATGGATACCATCAGCTTTGTGATCAAAGCAGAAATTCCAGCGGTTCAACAAACGAATCAATCGACTGCCAAAGCACCGAAAGAGAAAGCACCTAAATTGCAAATGAGCAAAGACGATGCAATCTCCTCTTTATTAGGTGGCCTAGCTGGCGCACAAGAGGAATACCACGATCCGTCTACTCCTTCAGTAGAACGTGCGGCACCTCGCCAAGCCATCAAAATAGCAGACCGCAATCAACGCGTGACTGTTCAATACGCTGACGGAAGCATCAAAGAAGATGTGAAGTACAAGACGGTAGAACAGGATGTGGAGAGCGGTAGAGCGGTGGTTATAGCTTAG
- a CDS encoding DUF1800 domain-containing protein, with translation MPVWNATNVGHLLNRTLFGYSKNDLSVAQGYGSLADLVDLALLYDNPVPAAPNTWVNTTPAASQTTSGETGTWYREFNYWWFKLMFKEGLNMQEKMVLFLHNHFANERDKVVYSQNMYAQNALFRKYAFGNFKQLVKEISIDPAMLIYLDGHNSRGSAPNENYARELLELFTMGIGNYTETDIKQAAKVLSGWQVSGLKANFVSTRWYTEASVTVLGKTVKFDVNSLIDHIFDQKATAEFICRKLYKEFVYYKPNETFISQMATVLRAANYEIKPLLKFLLTSEEFYKTAYIGSKIKNPTELMVGASKLLELPTPDYINMYEMSKVLQMQLFQPPDVAGWPGQREWISTTTYSYRGGFTDSLLTGKRYNGVAVTGKLVPVTYAQSFTNSEKAVEFVDDVCFLFLAFPPTIKKKAFLLETLLAGTIVKNYSTYTPGVNVNLQQFFKAVMRLPEFQLC, from the coding sequence ATGCCAGTGTGGAACGCAACCAATGTGGGTCATTTACTGAATAGAACACTCTTTGGGTATTCTAAGAATGACCTGTCTGTAGCCCAGGGCTATGGTTCATTGGCTGATTTAGTGGATTTAGCCCTTTTATATGATAATCCAGTGCCAGCTGCTCCTAATACGTGGGTGAATACGACGCCGGCAGCCTCCCAAACCACGTCAGGCGAAACAGGTACTTGGTACCGTGAATTCAATTATTGGTGGTTTAAATTGATGTTCAAAGAAGGTTTGAATATGCAGGAGAAAATGGTACTTTTCTTGCACAATCACTTCGCAAATGAGCGCGATAAGGTCGTGTATTCTCAAAACATGTATGCCCAAAATGCCCTGTTCAGAAAATATGCCTTTGGGAATTTCAAGCAACTGGTAAAAGAGATCTCCATCGATCCTGCCATGCTCATTTATTTAGATGGTCATAACTCCCGAGGTTCAGCGCCTAATGAAAACTATGCGAGAGAGCTCCTCGAGCTATTCACCATGGGCATTGGAAACTATACCGAGACGGATATTAAACAGGCTGCTAAAGTCTTGTCTGGATGGCAAGTAAGTGGTTTGAAAGCGAATTTTGTGTCCACTCGCTGGTACACTGAAGCCTCGGTCACCGTTCTAGGAAAGACCGTTAAATTCGATGTGAACTCATTAATTGATCATATTTTTGACCAAAAAGCCACGGCGGAATTTATCTGTAGAAAACTTTACAAGGAATTCGTTTACTACAAACCGAACGAGACGTTCATCTCTCAAATGGCTACCGTTTTACGAGCGGCTAATTATGAAATAAAGCCCCTGCTTAAGTTTTTATTAACCTCTGAGGAGTTTTACAAGACTGCCTATATTGGAAGCAAGATCAAGAATCCGACGGAATTGATGGTGGGTGCCTCGAAGTTGTTGGAATTACCTACACCGGACTATATTAATATGTATGAGATGTCCAAAGTCCTACAAATGCAGCTCTTCCAACCACCCGATGTGGCAGGTTGGCCGGGACAGCGGGAATGGATTTCCACTACGACGTATTCCTACCGCGGTGGTTTTACGGATTCATTGCTTACAGGAAAGCGCTATAATGGCGTGGCCGTTACAGGTAAACTAGTGCCGGTGACCTATGCTCAATCCTTTACAAATTCAGAAAAGGCAGTAGAATTCGTAGATGACGTCTGTTTCTTATTTTTAGCTTTTCCGCCTACCATAAAAAAGAAGGCATTTTTATTAGAAACCCTATTAGCTGGAACGATCGTGAAAAATTACTCCACCTACACACCTGGGGTGAATGTAAATTTGCAGCAATTTTTCAAAGCAGTGATGCGATTACCTGAATTTCAACTGTGCTAA
- a CDS encoding DUF1501 domain-containing protein — protein MKKELTRSEFLRQMALLSGGVGLGIAGIPGQAYAQLPASLMASVPEGNVLVIIQLAGGNDGLNTVIPAENDTYFAKRPDIAIKKVDALALKNGMYLHPSMTGIKSLYDQGNVAIVQSVGYANPNRSHFRATDIWNTGSDANVVWEEGWAARYLAEKYPSYPISMPSQPMAIQLGSVESLLFQSDIGRYGTVFEDPNLFYQLVSGTLSDDEIPPATLAGDELAFLKQVSSASLQYSTVIRDRALKGANSVTYPATNLAKQLGIVAKLISGGLETPVYLCTIGGFDTHANQLNQHANLWKQISDAVTAFQKDLKTQNKADKVTLMTFSEFGRRVNQNGTTGTDHGTAAPLFVIGNTVRGGLIGDNPNLVNLDSNGDLKANFDYRQVYSTILSDHLGLSTTSSAGIFKKSFDRLPIFLNSPLIAEAGVKVTLLDPAPNPASGQVRIQFAAFEAMRVELALFDMQGQKIGSIYAGEVQSGTYTYPIDVTHFPAGTYLVSLAASTGARITKRLIIVN, from the coding sequence ATGAAGAAGGAACTAACACGGTCTGAGTTTTTACGGCAAATGGCGCTTCTTTCGGGAGGCGTCGGATTAGGTATTGCTGGAATTCCAGGTCAAGCCTACGCACAATTGCCTGCCAGTTTAATGGCTTCAGTTCCGGAGGGAAACGTGTTAGTTATTATTCAGCTGGCTGGGGGAAATGATGGATTAAATACAGTGATTCCGGCAGAGAATGACACGTATTTTGCTAAACGACCGGACATCGCCATTAAAAAAGTCGATGCCCTTGCCCTTAAAAATGGGATGTATTTACATCCATCCATGACGGGAATAAAATCCTTATATGATCAAGGGAATGTAGCTATCGTCCAAAGCGTCGGCTACGCTAACCCTAATCGCTCCCACTTCCGAGCTACCGACATCTGGAATACTGGATCGGACGCGAATGTGGTTTGGGAGGAAGGATGGGCCGCTCGTTATTTGGCAGAAAAATACCCTTCTTATCCGATTTCGATGCCATCTCAACCGATGGCCATCCAATTAGGTTCGGTAGAATCCCTCTTATTTCAGTCCGATATAGGAAGGTATGGTACTGTTTTTGAAGACCCCAACCTGTTTTATCAACTCGTCTCAGGCACCTTGTCTGATGATGAAATTCCACCAGCTACCTTAGCCGGTGATGAATTAGCCTTTTTAAAGCAAGTTTCAAGTGCCTCGCTCCAATATTCCACCGTTATTCGGGATCGAGCCCTTAAAGGAGCTAATTCGGTCACCTATCCAGCCACTAACCTGGCTAAACAATTAGGTATCGTAGCGAAATTGATCTCAGGCGGATTAGAAACCCCAGTGTATTTGTGTACAATAGGAGGATTTGACACACACGCGAATCAATTGAATCAACACGCGAATCTGTGGAAACAGATATCGGATGCGGTAACCGCCTTTCAGAAAGATTTAAAAACGCAGAACAAGGCAGACAAGGTGACTCTGATGACCTTCTCGGAATTTGGTCGGAGAGTAAACCAAAACGGCACTACCGGAACCGACCACGGAACGGCGGCGCCGCTATTTGTGATCGGGAATACGGTGCGCGGAGGCTTGATTGGCGATAATCCAAATCTGGTGAATCTGGATTCCAACGGCGATTTAAAAGCAAATTTTGATTACCGTCAGGTCTATTCTACCATCTTGTCAGATCATTTAGGCTTATCCACCACGAGTAGCGCTGGTATATTTAAAAAGTCTTTTGATCGCTTACCTATCTTCTTGAATTCGCCGCTTATCGCTGAGGCAGGTGTTAAAGTTACCTTACTCGATCCTGCACCTAATCCGGCCTCCGGACAGGTTCGCATTCAATTTGCGGCCTTCGAAGCAATGCGCGTGGAACTTGCCTTGTTTGATATGCAAGGTCAAAAAATAGGATCGATTTATGCCGGTGAAGTGCAAAGTGGAACCTACACGTACCCTATTGATGTAACGCATTTCCCAGCAGGCACGTATTTAGTCAGCTTAGCTGCCTCTACGGGTGCAAGAATTACCAAGCGATTAATCATAGTAAATTAG
- a CDS encoding DUF6089 family protein — MKKNLYLLLLLSLFSLSASAQRWSYGAGLGGSLYHGTWANWHTLPNDKEIAMTRPALNLQVRYQNSPTFAYRLQAVFTDLKGGTGNRVSPVTVALPVTNFATSIFGLDGLVEYNFLNYQNSVRRVNNWTPYFYAGVSTVFAKVAGTQDGVGFKTNTKMNYALPFGVGVKYQLSPSWGIQFDLGARKTFTDALDRPLSDGEASFNLTKGDQFLNSSLTVTYTIQSVFCPTY, encoded by the coding sequence ATGAAAAAGAACCTCTATTTATTGCTTTTATTATCGTTGTTTAGCTTGTCCGCAAGCGCGCAACGCTGGTCATACGGTGCTGGTTTAGGAGGCTCCCTCTATCACGGAACTTGGGCGAACTGGCATACCTTACCTAATGACAAGGAGATTGCCATGACGCGTCCAGCCTTGAATCTACAGGTGCGCTATCAAAATAGTCCCACTTTCGCTTACCGTCTTCAAGCCGTGTTTACGGATTTGAAAGGAGGCACAGGGAACCGCGTTTCGCCGGTAACGGTGGCGCTTCCGGTGACTAATTTTGCGACCTCTATCTTTGGTTTAGATGGTTTAGTGGAATATAATTTCTTGAATTACCAAAACTCGGTTAGACGTGTAAACAACTGGACTCCGTATTTCTATGCGGGTGTTTCAACGGTTTTTGCCAAAGTAGCCGGTACCCAAGATGGGGTAGGTTTTAAGACCAATACGAAAATGAATTATGCCTTGCCTTTTGGGGTAGGGGTGAAATACCAATTATCACCTAGCTGGGGCATTCAGTTTGATTTAGGTGCAAGAAAGACGTTTACGGATGCACTGGATAGACCTTTGTCTGACGGGGAAGCGTCGTTTAACCTGACGAAAGGAGATCAGTTTTTGAATTCTTCTTTGACCGTTACCTACACGATTCAATCTGTTTTTTGTCCCACCTATTAA